The following proteins are co-located in the Defluviitalea raffinosedens genome:
- a CDS encoding FtsB family cell division protein yields the protein MSRRKRQKKRFISWNVLFLAMFFGMIAFKTYDLQKINRGLEKQKAEYSEKIQLAQEEQELLLKEKEYIQSDIYVEKVAREKLGMVKEDEIVFMEKTE from the coding sequence TTGAGTAGGAGAAAAAGACAAAAGAAACGCTTTATTAGCTGGAATGTTTTATTCTTAGCTATGTTTTTTGGGATGATTGCATTTAAAACTTATGATCTGCAAAAAATTAACAGGGGTCTGGAAAAACAAAAAGCAGAATACAGTGAAAAAATTCAATTGGCCCAAGAAGAGCAGGAATTGCTTTTAAAAGAAAAAGAGTATATTCAATCAGACATCTATGTAGAAAAAGTGGCAAGAGAAAAACTGGGCATGGTAAAAGAAGATGAAATTGTATTTATGGAAAAAACTGAATAA
- the yabQ gene encoding spore cortex biosynthesis protein YabQ — translation MIVSISEQAQIFIAAVEAGIIIGIFYDVFRIIRKIIPHPNWVIQLEDLIYWIIVSSFMFFVLFSKNYGEIRGFALLGAFLGNVTYFFTFSIFLMKISDWIIYWIKRIIRGLIKIVLIPIRMILKILSYPYKWISRPMRILGVRTKIFIHKSKNRVKRKSKQMLRELYIMYKKV, via the coding sequence TTGATTGTATCTATTAGTGAGCAGGCACAGATATTTATTGCAGCAGTTGAGGCAGGTATCATTATAGGAATTTTTTATGACGTATTCCGTATCATCAGAAAGATTATTCCTCATCCTAACTGGGTCATTCAGTTAGAAGACTTGATTTATTGGATCATAGTATCCAGTTTTATGTTTTTTGTACTTTTCAGCAAGAATTATGGGGAGATTAGGGGATTTGCTTTACTTGGCGCATTCCTTGGAAATGTAACTTACTTTTTTACTTTTAGTATTTTCCTTATGAAAATTTCTGACTGGATTATATACTGGATCAAGAGAATAATCCGGGGACTCATAAAGATCGTTCTTATACCTATTAGAATGATTCTAAAAATCCTTTCTTATCCCTATAAATGGATTTCTCGCCCTATGAGAATCCTGGGGGTACGAACTAAAATCTTTATACATAAATCAAAGAATCGGGTAAAGCGTAAATCAAAGCAAATGTTAAGAGAACTTTATATTATGTATAAAAAAGTTTAA
- the yabP gene encoding sporulation protein YabP translates to MEDKIVNQKGHNIIMQDRQTLSITGVLDVLAFDEENVDVETEMGMLTIKGTELHVNKLNLEKKELEIEGEIESLIYHDGEAFTKKGNSFLGKLFK, encoded by the coding sequence ATGGAGGACAAAATTGTAAATCAAAAAGGCCATAATATTATAATGCAGGATCGCCAAACGCTTTCAATCACAGGAGTTTTGGATGTCCTGGCATTTGATGAAGAAAATGTAGATGTTGAAACAGAAATGGGTATGCTCACAATAAAAGGTACAGAACTTCATGTAAACAAGCTCAATCTGGAGAAAAAAGAATTGGAAATAGAAGGTGAAATAGAGAGCTTGATTTATCATGATGGAGAGGCTTTTACCAAGAAAGGGAATTCATTTTTAGGAAAGCTCTTTAAGTAG
- a CDS encoding RNA-binding S4 domain-containing protein, which yields MRLDKYLKVSRLIKRRTIANEACDAGRVLINGKEAKASTAVKVGDIIEIRFGNNTTKVEVLDVKEHVKKEEVENMYRHL from the coding sequence ATGCGTTTAGATAAATATCTTAAAGTAAGCCGCTTAATTAAGAGAAGAACGATTGCCAATGAAGCTTGTGATGCCGGAAGAGTTTTGATAAACGGAAAAGAAGCCAAGGCAAGTACTGCTGTTAAAGTAGGGGATATTATAGAGATCCGCTTTGGCAATAACACTACAAAAGTTGAAGTGTTGGATGTTAAGGAACATGTTAAAAAAGAAGAAGTAGAGAATATGTACAGACATTTATAG
- a CDS encoding HU family DNA-binding protein, whose translation MNKSELVAAMAAKAEMSKKDTEKVLKAFEEVVTEELAKNGKVQLVGFGTFDVAERSAREGRNPQTGEPMSIPASKAPRFKAGKALKDAVNAK comes from the coding sequence ATGAACAAGTCCGAATTAGTAGCAGCTATGGCTGCAAAAGCTGAAATGAGCAAAAAAGACACAGAAAAAGTACTCAAAGCATTCGAAGAAGTGGTGACAGAAGAACTTGCTAAAAACGGAAAAGTTCAACTCGTTGGATTTGGAACTTTTGACGTAGCAGAAAGATCAGCCAGAGAAGGCAGAAATCCTCAAACAGGAGAACCAATGAGTATTCCTGCTTCTAAAGCGCCAAGATTTAAAGCTGGAAAAGCTTTAAAAGATGCAGTAAATGCAAAGTAA
- the mazG gene encoding nucleoside triphosphate pyrophosphohydrolase, with amino-acid sequence MDKKEKYTYEDLLEIMRTLRGENGCAWDLKQTHESLLPNLLEESYEVIDAIKKGNKESLKEELGDLLLQIVFHSRIAEENKEFTIDEVIDGICKKLILRHPHIFGDISVESTEEILQNWEQIKKKEKGFENQTEVLKSVPEVLPALVRAYKVQAKAAHVGFDWTDIQDVLNKVEEEFEELKEAYKSGKSEHIMEEYGDLLFSVVNIARFLKINPEFALTNAIEKFINRFEYVENTAIARDRRLEDMTLEEMDALWEESKLKVSKIE; translated from the coding sequence ATGGATAAAAAAGAAAAATATACTTATGAAGACCTTTTGGAAATTATGAGGACCCTTAGGGGTGAAAACGGTTGTGCCTGGGATTTAAAGCAAACTCATGAGAGCCTTCTTCCGAATCTTCTTGAAGAAAGTTACGAAGTGATTGATGCCATTAAAAAAGGCAATAAAGAGAGTTTAAAAGAGGAACTGGGAGATCTGCTTTTGCAAATCGTATTTCATTCACGAATTGCCGAAGAAAATAAGGAATTTACAATAGATGAGGTTATAGATGGTATTTGTAAAAAGCTTATCCTGCGGCATCCTCATATTTTTGGAGATATTAGTGTAGAAAGTACAGAAGAGATTTTGCAGAATTGGGAGCAGATTAAGAAAAAAGAAAAAGGCTTTGAAAACCAAACAGAAGTATTAAAAAGCGTTCCTGAGGTACTTCCGGCTTTAGTCAGAGCCTATAAGGTACAAGCAAAGGCAGCCCATGTAGGATTCGATTGGACAGATATACAGGATGTTTTAAATAAGGTCGAAGAAGAATTTGAGGAGCTTAAAGAAGCCTATAAATCAGGAAAAAGTGAACATATTATGGAAGAATATGGAGATTTATTATTCTCCGTTGTAAATATTGCTAGATTTTTAAAAATAAATCCTGAATTTGCCTTGACAAATGCTATAGAAAAGTTTATAAATAGATTTGAATACGTTGAAAATACTGCAATTGCAAGGGATCGAAGGTTGGAAGACATGACTCTCGAAGAAATGGATGCTTTATGGGAGGAGTCGAAACTTAAAGTCTCTAAAATTGAGTAG
- the spoVT gene encoding stage V sporulation protein T, whose translation MKATGIVRRIDDLGRVVIPKEIRRTLRIREGDPLEIFTDHDGQVILKKYSPIGELGTFAKEYAEALSQTTGLITCIADKDQIIAVSGGSKKEFLDKNISQSLEKVIEERTVFTASKDDEKFIPILADETTLNYTSELISPIIAEGDVVGAVIFLSADKNAQMGEVETKLAQSAAGFLGKQMEQ comes from the coding sequence GTGAAAGCTACTGGAATCGTAAGAAGAATAGATGATTTAGGACGTGTGGTGATCCCAAAGGAAATAAGAAGAACCTTACGCATCAGAGAAGGAGATCCTTTGGAAATTTTTACAGATCATGATGGACAAGTTATTTTGAAAAAATATTCTCCTATAGGTGAATTAGGAACTTTTGCAAAAGAATATGCTGAAGCTTTGTCTCAAACAACAGGACTTATTACCTGCATTGCGGATAAAGACCAGATCATTGCTGTATCAGGAGGTTCTAAAAAAGAATTTTTGGATAAGAATATCAGCCAGTCCCTTGAAAAGGTTATTGAAGAAAGAACTGTATTTACTGCATCCAAGGATGATGAGAAATTTATTCCTATTCTGGCAGATGAAACGACGCTCAATTATACTTCTGAACTTATATCCCCTATTATTGCTGAAGGAGATGTCGTAGGAGCGGTGATCTTCTTATCTGCTGACAAAAACGCCCAGATGGGAGAAGTAGAAACCAAACTGGCGCAGTCAGCAGCAGGATTTTTAGGAAAACAAATGGAACAATAA
- a CDS encoding peptidylprolyl isomerase, translating into MGFKKRMTAILSIIIVAGILLTSCSRKTEYVAVINDGKVSVEEYKVYLWRIKQVYQSIGEEDIWETKFDGKPAEEVAKERALDSIKSIKLQVQEAKKMKLALTDEEKEQIKTRASILKSEIGEEEVKNMGISNATLEKIAEENIISQKLYEAITKDFVVDQEEFEEFFEQNKESLKQVRAKHILLKTHDIKNGQLVALSEEEQEEAYNKAQEALERAKAGEDFASLVQEYSQDEASLPSDGEYVFGRNQMEPAFEEAAFGLKVGEISDLVETSYGYHIIKLEEIIEPDKEETEQSYYELEKQSFYQSKVQEWMNQATVEINKEVWDTIKVRK; encoded by the coding sequence ATGGGCTTTAAAAAACGAATGACAGCGATATTATCCATAATCATAGTTGCAGGAATATTACTAACCAGCTGCTCCAGAAAAACAGAATATGTAGCAGTGATCAATGACGGAAAGGTAAGTGTAGAAGAGTATAAAGTCTATTTGTGGCGAATTAAACAGGTATACCAGAGTATAGGAGAAGAAGACATCTGGGAGACAAAGTTTGATGGTAAACCGGCAGAAGAAGTGGCGAAAGAAAGAGCTCTGGATTCTATTAAATCGATCAAGCTTCAGGTTCAGGAAGCCAAAAAGATGAAACTGGCTTTAACCGATGAAGAGAAGGAGCAAATAAAGACTCGGGCAAGTATTCTTAAATCAGAAATTGGTGAAGAAGAAGTAAAAAATATGGGGATTTCAAATGCAACCCTTGAAAAAATAGCAGAGGAAAACATCATCAGCCAAAAATTATATGAAGCGATTACGAAAGATTTTGTTGTCGATCAGGAAGAATTTGAAGAATTCTTTGAGCAAAACAAAGAAAGTTTAAAGCAGGTCAGAGCCAAACATATTCTGTTGAAAACCCATGACATAAAAAACGGGCAATTGGTAGCGCTTTCGGAAGAAGAACAAGAAGAAGCTTATAACAAGGCGCAGGAAGCCTTAGAAAGGGCAAAAGCAGGAGAAGATTTTGCATCTTTAGTCCAGGAATATTCACAGGATGAAGCCTCCCTGCCTTCTGACGGAGAATATGTTTTTGGAAGAAATCAGATGGAACCGGCATTTGAAGAAGCGGCCTTTGGGTTAAAAGTCGGAGAAATCAGCGACCTGGTAGAAACAAGCTATGGATACCATATTATAAAGTTGGAAGAAATCATAGAACCAGATAAGGAAGAAACAGAGCAAAGTTATTATGAATTAGAAAAGCAAAGTTTTTATCAGTCTAAAGTACAGGAATGGATGAATCAGGCAACTGTTGAGATCAATAAAGAAGTTTGGGACACCATTAAAGTAAGAAAATAG
- the pth gene encoding aminoacyl-tRNA hydrolase, giving the protein MFAVIGLGNPGMQYETTRHNVGFEVIERLAFEHNINVNKKKHQALLGEGMIAGERVVLAKPQTYMNLSGQSVIEIMNWYKIDRNHIIIIYDDISLPIGQLRIRTQGSAGGHNGIKNIIAHLNSQEFLRVKVGVGEKPPGWDLADYVLSRFTKEEIEEMVKSIKLAADAVETIIREGSTSAMNKFNQRIRE; this is encoded by the coding sequence ATGTTTGCAGTGATTGGATTAGGGAATCCCGGAATGCAGTATGAAACAACAAGGCACAATGTGGGATTTGAAGTCATCGAAAGATTAGCCTTTGAACATAACATTAATGTAAATAAGAAAAAGCATCAGGCTTTGCTTGGAGAAGGAATGATTGCCGGAGAAAGAGTTGTTTTGGCAAAGCCTCAGACCTATATGAATCTTAGCGGACAAAGCGTTATAGAGATTATGAATTGGTATAAGATAGACAGAAATCATATAATTATAATATATGATGATATCAGCCTGCCCATCGGACAATTAAGAATCCGTACTCAAGGCAGTGCAGGAGGTCATAATGGCATAAAAAACATCATTGCTCATCTAAATTCCCAGGAGTTTTTAAGGGTGAAAGTTGGTGTTGGCGAAAAGCCTCCAGGCTGGGATTTGGCCGACTATGTATTAAGTCGCTTTACGAAAGAAGAAATAGAAGAAATGGTAAAGAGTATTAAACTCGCTGCAGATGCTGTTGAAACCATTATAAGAGAAGGCAGTACCTCTGCCATGAATAAATTTAATCAGCGGATAAGGGAGTGA
- a CDS encoding ribose-phosphate diphosphokinase: MRSANSEIKIFSCNAHHELAEEIAKELGLKLGNAEVGRFSDGEISVRIDDKVRGADVFIIQPTSAPVNENLMELLIMIDGLRRASAGRITAVIPYYGYARQDRKTRARDPISARLVADLIQTAGAHRVLVMDLHCAQIQGFFNIPVDHLVGMPLLTRYYTEKFGSLEDFVAVSPDLGSVGRARSFATKLDIPLAIIDKRRPKANVSEIMNIIGNIEGKRVILVDDMIDTAGTITNAANALKERGATEVYACCTHAVLSGPAIERIEASAISELVVLNTIKLSKEKRISKLKEISVAPIMADAIHRIHEDLSVSKLFD; encoded by the coding sequence ATGAGGAGCGCGAACAGCGAAATCAAGATTTTTTCATGTAATGCACATCATGAGTTAGCAGAGGAAATTGCAAAAGAATTAGGATTAAAACTGGGAAACGCAGAAGTCGGACGATTTAGCGATGGCGAGATTTCAGTTCGAATTGATGATAAGGTAAGAGGAGCAGATGTATTTATTATTCAGCCTACATCCGCGCCGGTTAACGAAAATCTGATGGAATTGCTCATTATGATCGATGGGCTAAGGAGAGCTTCTGCAGGAAGAATAACAGCAGTTATTCCTTATTATGGCTATGCAAGACAAGACAGAAAAACAAGAGCCAGAGATCCTATCAGTGCAAGATTGGTTGCAGATCTCATTCAAACAGCAGGAGCCCACAGAGTGCTTGTAATGGATTTGCATTGTGCTCAAATTCAAGGATTCTTTAATATTCCTGTGGATCACTTAGTTGGAATGCCTTTATTAACGAGATATTATACTGAAAAGTTTGGCTCATTGGAAGATTTTGTTGCTGTTTCTCCGGACCTTGGAAGTGTGGGAAGAGCCAGATCTTTTGCAACAAAACTAGATATTCCTCTTGCGATTATTGACAAGAGAAGACCTAAAGCCAATGTTTCAGAGATTATGAATATAATAGGAAATATTGAAGGCAAAAGAGTTATTTTAGTAGATGATATGATTGATACAGCAGGAACTATTACAAATGCAGCCAATGCTTTAAAAGAACGAGGAGCTACAGAAGTTTATGCTTGTTGTACCCATGCGGTATTGTCCGGACCCGCTATAGAAAGAATAGAGGCGTCCGCTATTTCCGAATTGGTTGTACTCAATACTATTAAACTTTCAAAAGAAAAAAGAATTTCAAAATTAAAAGAGATTTCTGTTGCGCCTATTATGGCAGATGCTATTCATAGAATTCATGAAGATTTATCTGTATCTAAATTATTTGATTAA
- the glmU gene encoding bifunctional UDP-N-acetylglucosamine diphosphorylase/glucosamine-1-phosphate N-acetyltransferase GlmU yields the protein MSIRETKGLSTVILAAGEGTRMNSKKSKVLHKMLGKSLIEHVMDAAKYAGSQKICLVIGHKGEEVREAIGDSVEYAVQKERLGTGHAVMQADSFIEEEGDILVLYGDTPLITGETLKNMIETHRKEKNGVTILSAIVEDPTGYGRIIRDEAGNFIKIVEHKDASEEELKVREINGGMYCFQARLLKEALKELTNHNVQGEYYLTDTLHIILSKGYRVNAMIVKDSTEILGVNSRAQLSEVTQILKRRINKKFMDEGVTIIDPESTYIEPDVSIGIDTIIYPGSIIQGKTVIGEDCVIGPNARIDSAKIGNDVSIESSVILESEIGSNTTVGPFAYIRPNSKIGSHIKIGDFVEVKNSTIGNNTKVSHLTYIGDADVGENVNFGCGTVVVNYDGHKKHRTVIEDEAFIGCNTNLVSPVTIHKEAFIAAGSTITENVPARALGIARARQVNKENWVERRNK from the coding sequence ATGAGCATTAGGGAGACAAAAGGATTATCAACAGTAATACTGGCTGCAGGGGAAGGCACCAGAATGAATTCAAAAAAATCAAAGGTATTACATAAAATGCTTGGAAAAAGTTTAATAGAACATGTAATGGATGCCGCAAAATATGCAGGCAGCCAGAAGATTTGTCTTGTGATCGGGCATAAAGGCGAAGAGGTAAGGGAAGCCATTGGCGATTCGGTGGAATATGCTGTTCAAAAAGAAAGATTAGGAACCGGTCATGCAGTGATGCAGGCAGATTCTTTTATTGAAGAAGAGGGAGATATCCTGGTATTATATGGCGATACGCCTCTTATTACCGGTGAAACTTTGAAAAATATGATAGAAACCCATAGAAAAGAAAAAAATGGTGTAACAATACTATCGGCAATTGTAGAAGATCCCACTGGCTATGGAAGAATTATAAGGGACGAAGCAGGAAATTTTATAAAAATCGTGGAACACAAGGATGCAAGTGAAGAAGAACTAAAAGTAAGAGAAATCAATGGAGGAATGTATTGTTTTCAGGCAAGGCTTTTGAAGGAAGCTTTAAAAGAACTGACCAATCACAATGTACAGGGAGAATATTATCTCACAGATACCCTTCATATTATTTTATCCAAAGGCTATAGGGTCAATGCAATGATTGTAAAAGACAGTACGGAGATTTTAGGGGTCAATTCAAGGGCACAATTAAGTGAAGTAACTCAGATTTTAAAAAGACGCATTAATAAAAAATTTATGGATGAAGGGGTTACCATCATAGATCCAGAAAGTACCTATATTGAGCCAGATGTTTCGATTGGCATAGATACGATCATATATCCTGGATCCATCATTCAAGGTAAAACGGTTATTGGAGAGGATTGCGTTATAGGACCTAATGCACGAATAGACAGTGCAAAGATTGGCAATGATGTAAGTATTGAATCCAGCGTGATCTTAGAAAGCGAAATAGGTTCAAACACTACAGTAGGACCTTTTGCATATATCAGACCTAACAGCAAAATTGGAAGCCATATAAAGATTGGCGATTTTGTTGAAGTAAAAAATTCTACTATAGGCAATAATACAAAAGTATCCCATTTAACTTATATTGGAGACGCCGATGTGGGGGAAAATGTCAACTTTGGTTGTGGCACCGTTGTTGTGAACTATGATGGTCATAAAAAACATAGAACCGTTATTGAAGACGAAGCGTTTATAGGATGCAATACCAATTTGGTTTCTCCTGTTACGATCCACAAAGAAGCATTTATAGCAGCAGGGTCCACTATTACAGAAAATGTTCCTGCGAGGGCATTAGGTATCGCCAGAGCAAGACAGGTTAATAAGGAAAACTGGGTGGAGAGAAGAAATAAATGA
- the spoVG gene encoding septation regulator SpoVG, with translation MEITDIRVRKINKEGKMKAVVSVTFDNEFVVHDIKVIEGDKGRFIAMPSRKTIDGEFRDIAHPINSATRDKIQTAVLEKYEMVLVAEESDDVAEDEIAADIEE, from the coding sequence ATGGAAATCACTGATATCCGTGTACGTAAAATTAACAAGGAAGGTAAAATGAAGGCGGTTGTTTCTGTTACTTTTGATAACGAATTTGTTGTGCATGATATCAAAGTAATCGAAGGCGATAAGGGGCGTTTTATTGCAATGCCCAGCCGTAAAACAATTGATGGAGAATTCAGAGATATTGCCCATCCAATTAATTCTGCAACAAGAGATAAAATCCAAACTGCTGTTTTGGAAAAATATGAAATGGTGCTTGTAGCGGAAGAATCTGATGATGTGGCAGAGGATGAAATCGCTGCTGATATCGAAGAATAA